One stretch of Epinephelus lanceolatus isolate andai-2023 chromosome 15, ASM4190304v1, whole genome shotgun sequence DNA includes these proteins:
- the shda gene encoding src homology 2 domain containing transforming protein D, a produces the protein MAKWLKDYLNFGTRRDPPQPPRPDYSESEILRAYRAQKELDFEDPYQHSDKEHQNGFSPCSATVSLPSFPAFGSVLPNGVEVKLVSPKHRLIKVDSQEFGRCKVPLSPVTVQEEPVVPSAPAALDADTDYSDPFDVRPDPRGRPNWEPKSAPTDCCSYMEPFEAQRIISELQHSMMTNRAGSGDGSQLYDNPYEERTRHHHRAAPAAQQLTQRVEGGLAQIDSRESRLPQDDERPADEYDQPWEWKKDNISKALAVQFEGAERERSRAHTEQTRLAKTSTTADSTTLRLVGDTPPLLGERVDPSLPLERQVWYHGALSRSEAESLLTLCKESSYLVRNSQTCRNDYSLSLRSCKGFMHMKFTQSADGLYVLGENSPPFATIPEVIHYYTTHKLPIRGAEHMSLLYPVIVQTL, from the exons ATGGCAAAGTGGCTCAAGGACTACCTAAACTTTGGCACCAGGCGTGACCCTCCGCAGCCCCCGAGGCCAGACTACAGTGAGAGTGAGATCTTGAGGGCCTACAGAGCTCAGAAGGAGCTAGATTTTGAAGACCCGTATCAACACTCTGATAAGGAGCATCAGAATGGTTTCAGCCCCTGTAGTGCTACAGTGAGCCTCCCTTCTTTCCCTGCATTTGGTTCAGTGCTGCCTAATGGTGTTGAG GTGAAACTGGTGTCTCCCAAGCACAGGCTAATTAAAGTGGATTCTCAGGAGTTCGGCCGCTGTAAAGTCCCACTGAGTCCTGTGACTGTTCAAGAAGAACCT GTCGTTCCCTCTGCCCCAGCAGCGTTGGACGCTGACACAGACTACTCTGATCCATTTGATGTCCGTCCAGACCCGAGAGGCAGACCAAACTGGGAGCCCAAATCTGCACCAACAGATTGCTGCAGCTACATGGAGCCATTTGAGGCTCAGCGGATTATCTCAG AACTGCAGCACAGCATGATGACTAACAGGGCTGGGAGCGGAGATGGCAGCCAGTTATACGATAACCCATACGAGGAGAGGACTCGTCACCACCACCGAGCTGctccagcagcacagcagctaaCACAGAGGGTTGAGGGAGGACTCGCCCAGATAGACAGCAGGGAGAGCAGGCTGCCTCAGGATGATGAGCGGCCAGCTGATGAATACGACCAGCCATGGGAGTGGAAGAAGGACAACATCTCTAAAGCTTTAGCAG TTCAGTTTGAAGGAGCAGAACGGGAGCGCTCACGAGCTCACACAGAGCAGACCAGGCTCGCCAAGACATCGACCACAGCCGACTCAACTACACTCCGTCTGGTTGGTgacactcctcctctccttggAGAGCGAGTGGATCCATCTCTGCCACTGGAGAGACAAGT GTGGTACCATGGAGCCCTGAGCCGCTCAGAGGCAGAGAGTCTCCTGACTCTGTGCAAGGAGAGCTCCTACTTGGTGAGGAACAGCCAGACCTGCCGGAACGACTACTCGCTCTCACTCAG gaGCTGTAAGGGCTTCATGCACATGAAGTTCACTCAGTCTGCAGACGGGCTATACGTGCTCGGGGAGAACAGCCCTCCCTTCGCCACCATCCCCGAGGTCATCCACTACTACACCACACACAAGCTGCCTATCAGAGGAGCTGAGCACATGTCCCTGCTGTATCCTGTCATCGTGCAGACCCTCTGA
- the yju2 gene encoding splicing factor YJU2: MSERKVLNKYYPPDFDPSKIPKLKLPKDRQYVVRLMAPFNMRCKTCGEYIYKGKKFNARKETVQNELYMGLPIFRFYIKCTRCLAEITFKTDPENTDYAMEHGATRNFQAEKLIEEEEKRIQQEREEEELNNPMKVLENRTKDSKMEMEVLENLQELKELNQRQAQVDFEGMIDRYRELEKREREREREEDERETKEMLDRALVKRLRDSDSDSDKEEESSSSQSKQPSTDKPTDILTAVKPTDTQGTSASGVKRAKVESWERSVGTLGGKRALGSLVVRKKPTAAVNKPSPVAAAAAPTSQTDSKASAADSKNASQPVTTQNESSSLSLLGAYSDSDSNDSE, translated from the exons ATGTCCGAGAGAAAAGTATTAAAT AAATATTACCCCCCGGATTTTGATCCATCCAAAATCCCAAAACTTAAACTCCCTAAAGATCGTCAGTATGTGGTCCGATTGATGGCTCCATTCAACATGAG GTGTAAAACATGTGGCGAGTACATCTATAAGGGGAAGAAGTTCAACGCTCGCAAAGAGACAGTTCAGAATGAGCTGTACATGGGACTTCCTATTTTCCGTTTCTATATCAAATGTACTCGATGCCTTGCTGAGATTACATTCAAG ACCGACCCAGAGAACACAGACTATGCCATGGAGCACGGTGCAACACGAAACTTCCAGGCAGAGAAACTGAttgaggaagaagagaagagaatcCAACAGGAGAGGGAAGAAGAGGAACTGAACAACCCTATGAAG GTGTTGGAGAACCGCACAAAGGATTCCAAGATGGAGATGGAGGTTCTGGAGAACCTCCAGGAGCTGAAGGAGCTGAACCAGAGGCAGGCTCAGGTGGACTTTGAGGGAATGATCGACCGGTACAGAGAGCTGgagaagagagaaagggaaagggagagagaagaggatgaGCGAGAGACAAA AGAGATGTTGGATCGTGCCCTGGTGAAAAGACTCAGAGATTCTGACTCTGATtcagacaaggaggaggagagcagcagcTCGCAGTCAAAGCAACCCAGCACAGACAAACCAACAGACATCCTCACTGCTGTCaaacccacagacacacag GGAACCTCAGCCAGTGGAGTGAAGAGGGCCAAGGTGGAGAGCTGGGAGAGGAGTGTGGGGACGCTGGGCGGTAAAAGGGCACTGGGGTCCCTGGTCGTACGAAAGAAACCAACAGCTGCAGTCAACAAACCCAGTCCAGTGGCGGCCGCTGCTGCTCCCACGTCACAAACAG ATTCAAAGGCATCCGCAGCTGACTCCAAGAATGCGTCTCAGCCCGTCACCACGCAAAATGAGTCGTCATCTCTCAGCCTGCTGGGGGCGTATTCAGACAGTGACAGCAATGACAGTGAATGA
- the LOC117267388 gene encoding cocaine- and amphetamine-regulated transcript protein-like: protein MVSTRALLLAVTCCYAYLWLARAEDSSLETRSLDFPLKTQQEKDLIDALQEVLEKLRSKEMPSEKKLGWLPSCDAGEPCAVRKGARIGTLCSCPRGTACNFYVLKCL from the exons ATGGTCAGCACTCGGGCTCTCCTCCTCGCGGTCACCTGCTGCTACGCCTACCTGTGGCTCGCTCGCGCAGAGGACTCCTCACTGGAGACGCGCTCGTTGGATTTCCCGCTGAAAACCCAACAGGAGAAGGACCTG ATCGACGCGTTGCAAGAAGTTCTGGAGAAGCTGCGGAGCAAAGAGATGCCCTCAGAGAAAAAGCTTGGATGGCTGCCTTCT TGTGACGCAGGGGAGCCGTGCGCCGTGCGTAAAGGCGCGCGTATTGGCACGCTATGCAGCTGTCCCCGGGGAACTGCCTGTAACTTTTATGTCCTCAAATGTTTgtga
- the LOC117267387 gene encoding microtubule-associated protein 1S-like, whose product MASSRVPEREVQEEPRRAATANPDLCLHKYSLLIIIGRTAHLRQTGHISREIERGIRSWDVDLKSCNLNLHLQEFLSHHTASFKGAGQKCLRYSTRVLDTQVLISPSQEQAHTEVFALLSRESAHKLLILAGQSVEDSGDLLFHRGLLSPHQLKEIITGQFIDQGSSASSSKLSLTLSCPNIGQWRNTLLGNQPLQGPFTLHINPPEVLPAMEALGEFTSLISGTLSPPSPFDLLPPPTTVGFLKLSRPCCYVFPAGRGDCAFFAVNGFTVLVDGGSDSQACFWKLVRHLDRVDAVLLTHIGTENLPGVNIFLERKVAELELSYDIKDDSSKRLISPELGVVFFNAPNRLQVEEQPCVDNVLKSTHQAALTLQLLKKLDIRPQPMFRPQGVPIEPLTLFQKMGVGQLDLYILNPGKNSQEYHTFMQNWPDAVSSASKSQTLPLNALASVAALLVWHPACPQEKVVRVLFPGITPQAKLLQGLEKLKGLAFLQKPTVTTGDMERLGEEKKTKRTESQDSARSQGKESTPKHGKERGVKEEGKEVLVREKGKIFNGVATRDVDKTRVKETGVKQKAASSEKNTSKKGGGKDGKKEAGNKEENSVMRNDQGKKDVLPSKPKTENKTKLKKEAKNDSKTGTKKTKKPSGKEANNGKKVNTELSTKPDDGSGLENPEAGGLDAEQQNQKPEKESEENPCGSKMSTPEDMTADFLMLREESERGEAQVETADKGKLNSNEPGNEKSLGGMSEEKCNEAAHTLEEDAAGGAGLMGGESGDNGVQDKAWTEEKANVELQKEPVDQPGNAAKAAKVVGFPSPLNKAPKSERTVQLDLTPTEYTLLDGALRNSPPSRSSPENQAPVSPDEETVEPASPDSRPNSAGHTPYCLSPDDVWCNRATLSRLQAQMGNMDSADVSQPNGSSKQSEGQPKSTPESHTQPRERQLSFLSLGTFREGSSDPSPSLTTTTTTHSMPAEVSSPQSTEVDESLSMSLEQGPTTVSQREGDDSVHTSNGGHFAGMSLPLKKPPRSLGQGSEMGRPPAPTTLHFEVSAHDVDLCLVSPCEFKHLKQLDSGSGASEPSRGAFAVHQHGNNNNNPKDTSPSESNAPMCTEDCPSTTADGVLDSDEDESCSEPSNSPHDLRSSQVLPPDPLPAPLRDSPPLPPHPDASMPVPQTDADAHGKKAKATGMRGKKTLAVIEASQKSGSGKSRTGGQTGVAKGNVSSTRTPSSSTRSAPAKSSPTPGSKSTSAGEVSVYVDLAYIPSGASTPTVSVDFFRCIRSSCYIISGDSPEKEELMRQTLDALLDAKMTWTDTMQVTVIPTFESVQMQEWYQQTLDRQKEQGITVLGSNSTVAMQDETFPACKIEF is encoded by the exons ATGGCGTCCAGCCGGGTGCCGGAGAGGGAGGTCCAGGAGGAGCCGAGACGCGCTGCGACCGCAAACCCCGACTTGTGCCTCCACAAATACTCCCTGCTCATCATTATAGGACGGACCGCTCACCTCAGACAGACGGGACACATCAGCAGGGAGATTGAACGAG GTATTCGGTCATGGGATGTCGACTTAAAATCCTGTAACCTGAACCTTCATCTCCAAGAATTTCTCTCCCATCACACGGCTTCTTTTAAGGGTGCAG GGCAGAAGTGTCTGCGCTACAGTACCAGAGTGTTGGACACTCAGGTGCTGATCAGTCCATCTCAGGAACAGGCTCATacagag GTGTTTGCTCTGTTGTCCAGGGAATCGGCACATAAGCTGTTGATCTTGGCCGGTCAGAGCGTGGAGGACAGCGGTGACCTGCTGTTTCACAGAGGACTGCTCTCACCACACCAACTGAAAGAAATAATAACAGGCCAG TTCATAGATCAAGGgagctctgcctcctcctccaaaCTCAGCCTGACCCTCAGCTGTCCCAACATCGGCCAGTGGAGGAATACCCTCTTGGGAAACCAGCCTCTGCAGGGTCCTTTCACGCTGCACATCAACCCCCCAGAGGTGCTGCCTGCCATGGAGGCTCTGGGGGAATTCACCTCCCTCATCTCTGGCACCCTTTCCCCTCCATCTCCCTTCGACCTCCTGCCTCCCCCCACCACTGTTGGTTTTCTCAAGCTGTCCCGCCCCTGCTGCTATGTGTTCCCTGCCGGCCGCGGTGACTGTGCCTTTTTCGCCGTCAACGGGTTCACTGTGCTGGTGGACGGCGGCTCGGACTCTCAGGCCTGTTTCTGGAAGCTGGTCCGCCACCTTGACCGAGTCGATGCAGTTTTGTTGACGCACATTGGGACAGAGAACCTCCCCGGGGTCAACATATTCCTGGAGAGGAAGGTGGCTGAGTTGGAGCTGAGCTATGATATCAAAG ATGACTCATCTAAGAGGCTCATCTCCCCCGAGCTTGGAGTTGTGTTCTTTAATGCCCCCAACAGGTTGCAGGTGGAGGAACAGCCTT GTGTGGACAATGTACTGAAGAGCACACACCAGGCGGCCCTAACCCTACAGCTGTTAAAGAAGTTAGACATCCGACCACAGCCAATGTTTCGACCTCAAGGGGTCCCTATTGAACCGCTAACCCTGTTCCAGAAGATGGGAGTGGGGCAGCTGGATTTATACATCCTCAACCCTGGCAAGAACAGCCAAGAGTACCACACATTCATGCAAAATTGGCCTGATGCAGTGTCCTCAGCATCCAAATCCCAAACTCTCCCTCTCAATGCGCTGGCATCAGTTGCTGCCCTGCTCGTGTGGCACCCAGCGTGTCCCCAGGAGAAGGTGGTCAGGGTGCTTTTCCCTGGCATTACCCCACAGGCAAAGCTACTGCAGGGGCTGGAGAAGCTGAAGGGGCTGGCCTTCCTCCAGAAACCCACAGTGACCACGGGGGATATGGAGAGGCTGGGCGAGGAGAAAAAGACCAAGAGGACAGAAAGCCAGGACAGCGCCAGGTCACAAGGGAAGGAGTCAACACCCAAACATGGAAAGGAGCGGGGAGTTAAAGAAGAGGGAAAAGAGGTGCTGGTTagggaaaaaggaaaaatatttaatgGAGTCGCTACAAGAGATGTTGATAAAACCAGAGTCAAAGAGACAGGTGTAAAGCAAAAAGCAGCATCGTCAGAGAAGAATACATCGAAgaaaggaggagggaaggaTGGGAAAAAGGAGGCTGGAAACAAAGAGGAGAACAGTGTTATGAGGAATGATCAGGGTAAAAAGGACGTTCTCCCTTCCAAACCAAAGACTGAAAATAAAACTAAGCTCAAAAAGGAAGCAAAAAATGACTCGAAAACAGGGacgaagaaaacaaaaaaaccatcAGGAAAGGAGGCGAATAATGGTAAGAAGGTAAACACTGAACTGTCTACCAAACCCGATGATGGGAGTGGGTTAGAAAACCCAGAGGCAGGGGGTCTTGATGCAGAGCAGCAGAATCAAAAACCAGAGAAAGAGTCTGAAGAGAACCCCTGTGGCTCCAAAATGTCCACCCCTGAGGATATGACAGCTGATTTTCTCATGCTCCGGGAGGAAAGTGAAAGAGGAGAGGCGCAGGTGGAAACAGCAGATAAAGGGAAGCTGAACAGCAATGAGCCAGGAAATGAAAAGAGCCTTGGGGGTATGAGTGAGGAGAAGTGTAATGAAGCTGCTCATACCCTCGAGGAAGATGCAGCAGGTGGTGCAGGGTTAATGGGAGGAGAGAGTGGTGATAATGGAGTGCAAGATAAGGCTTGGACTGAAGAGAAAGCAAATGTGGAGCTGCAGAAAGAACCTGTAGACCAgcctggaaatgctgccaaagCAGCAAAGGTTGTAGGATTTCCATCTCCCCTGAACAAGGCGCCAAAGAGCGAGCGCACAGTCCAGCTTGACTTAACCCCGACGGAATACACTCTCCTTGACGGGGCTTTGAGAAACAGCCCTCCCTCGAGATCCTCTCCAGAGAACCAGGCCCCCGTCAGCCCAGACGAGGAGACCGTAGAGCCTGCCTCCCCGGATTCACGGCCCAACAGCGCAGGCCACACTCCTTACTGTCTGTCCCCAGATGATGTGTGGTGCAACAGGGCCACTCTGAGCAGGTTACAGGCCCAGATGGGTAACATGGACTCCGCTGATGTCAGCCAGCCAAATGGATCATCCAAGCAAAGCGAGGGGCAGCCCAAAAGCACTCCAGAGAgccacacacagcccagagagCGGCAACTAAGTTTCCTGTCTTTGGGTACATTTAGAGAGGGATCTTCAgacccctctccctctctcaccaccaccaccacgacACACTCCATGCCAGCGGAGGTGAGCTCTCCTCAGTCCACAGAAGTCGATGAATCACTGTCCATGTCCTTGGAGCAAGGACCGACCACTGTGAGccagagagagggggatgacagTGTTCATACCTCCAATGGAGGCCATTTTGCTGGGATGTCTTTACCACTGAAGAAGCCTCCCAGATCTTTAGGGCAGGGCTCAGAGATGGGGCGGCCTCCAGCGCCTACCACGCTTCATTTTGAGGTGTCAGCTCACGACGTGGATCTATGTCTGGTGTCGCCCTGCGAGTTCAAGCACCTCAAACAGCTTGACTCCGGCTCAGGTGCGAGCGAGCCCTCCAGGGGAGCCTTTGCTGTGCATCAAcacggcaacaacaacaacaaccccaaGGACACGTCACCAAGTGAGTCAAACGCCCCCATGTGCACGGAGGACTGCCCGTCCACCACAGCAGATGGAGTTCTGGACTCAGATGAGGATGAGTCGTGTAGTGAGCCATCCAACTCTCCACACGATCTCCGGTCCAGTCAGGTGCTGCCCCCGGACCCTCTTCCAGCTCCTCTCAGGGACAGTCCACCCCTGCCCCCACATCCTGACGCATCCATGCCTGTTCCTCAGACTGACGCTGACGCTCACGGGAAGAAAGCAAAAGCAACCGGCATGCGAGGGAAGAAAACTCTAGCG GTTATTGAGGCCTCCCAAAAATCAGGCTCAGGGAAAAGCAGGACAGGGGGCCAGACTGGAGTTGCAAAGGGGAATGTGTCTTCTACTCGTACACCGTCCTCCAGCACGCGCTCTGCACC